TCTACCAGTCGGCTGATAGTCAGCTGCTGATGTTTGGTGGTTCCAATGGATTTGTCGAATTTAATCCATGTGATTTTAAGTTTAATACGTTTGTACCTCCTGTAAGGATTTCATCCTACGCTTTCGGGTTTGAGAATGTGATGCTGGTTAACCAGGGTTTTCTCGATGTAAAATACGATGATGCCAGGGAGATAAGGATTGAAAGAGGTAATGGAGAGATTGTTTTCTTTCCCGGAGTACTTAGCTATAGTTTGTCATCGAAGAACCGCTTTGCATGGAAGCTGGAGGGTTATGATACCAAATGGGACACCGCTCTGGCCATTATTCCGGTACGATATACCAATCTTACTGAAGGCACGTACCGCTTTCTTTTTAAGGGAAGCAACAGCGATGGTGTTTGGTCCGATGAGGTAAATGAAATTATCGTAAAGGTTATACCTCCCTTCTTCGAAAGTCGCTTGTTTCGTAT
Above is a window of Desulfonatronum sp. SC1 DNA encoding:
- a CDS encoding triple tyrosine motif-containing protein; the encoded protein is YQSADSQLLMFGGSNGFVEFNPCDFKFNTFVPPVRISSYAFGFENVMLVNQGFLDVKYDDAREIRIERGNGEIVFFPGVLSYSLSSKNRFAWKLEGYDTKWDTALAIIPVRYTNLTEGTYRFLFKGSNSDGVWSDEVNEIIVKVIPPFFESRLFR